Proteins encoded together in one Branchiostoma floridae strain S238N-H82 unplaced genomic scaffold, Bfl_VNyyK Sc7u5tJ_1574, whole genome shotgun sequence window:
- the LOC118408337 gene encoding CCR4-NOT transcription complex subunit 9 gives MQQMHTLSQQAQQVAAAAAAGQQVDRDKIYQWIVELSNPETRENALLELSKKREVVSDLAPMLWHSFGTVAALLQEIVNIYPAINPPHLTAHQSNRVCNALALLQCVASHPETRSAFLAAHIPLFLYPFLHTVSKTRPFEYLRLTSLGVIGALVKTDEQEVINFLLTTEIIPLCLRIMESGSELSKTVATFILQKILLDETGLSYICQTYERFSHVAMILGKMVLQLSKEPSARLLKHVVRCYLRLSDNPRAREALRQCLPDQLKDTTFAAVLKDDNSTKRWLAQLVKNLQEAPTPTGIPLPPQ, from the exons ATGCAACAAATGCACACATTGTCGCAGCAG GCGCAGCAGGTggctgcagctgcagctgcgGGGCAGCAGGTGGACAGGGACAAGATCTACCAGTGGATCGTGGAGCTGTCCAACCCTGAGACAAGGGAGAATGCACTGCTTGAGCTGAG TAAGAAGCGTGAGGTTGTGTCGGACCTGGCCCCCATGTTGTGGCACTCCTTCGGTACCGTGGCAGCCCTGCTGCAGGAGATAGTCAACATCTACCCTGCCATCAACCCCCCACATCTTACA GCACACCAGTCCAACAGGGTCTGCAATGCCCTGGCACTGTTACAGTGTGTGGCCTCACATCCTGAAACAAGATCAGCCTTCCTGGCAG ctCACATCCCCCTGTTCCTGTACCCCTTCCTCCACACTGTCAGTAAGACACGACCCTTCGAGTACCTCCGCCTCACCAGTCTGGGGGTCATTGGTGCCTTAGTCAAG ACTGATGAACAGGAGGTGATCAACTTCCTGCTAACTACAGAGATCATTCCACTGTGTCTGCGCATCATGGAGTCAGGCAGCGAGCTCTCCAAAACT GTTGCAACATTTATCCTGCAGAAGATCCTGCTGGATGAGACAGGCCTGTCCTACATCTGTCAGACTTACGAGAGGTTCTCCCATGTAGCCATGATATTG GGTAAGATGGTGCTACAGCTGTCTAAAGAGCCCTCCGCCCGTCTCCTCAAACATGTGGTGCGCTGTTACCTCAGACTGTcagacaaccccag AGCACGGGAGGCGCTGCGGCAATGCTTACCCGACCAACTCAAGGACACAACCTTTGCGGCTGTACTGAAGGACGACAACTCCACCAAACGCTGGCTGGCTCAGCTGGTGAAAAACCTTCAGGAGGCCCCCACCCCCACAGgcatccccctccccccacagtAG